GGTCACTTCCGGGATGCGGCGGTTCAGCCAGATGACCTGGCCGGGGATGTTGTCCGAGCCCGAGGTGTTCGCCGGGTTCAGGGCGAACGTCAGCTGCTCGGCGGTCCGCTGGCGGTCCACGAAGCCCAGCTGCCCGGTCTCGTTATACTCGTAGCTGCCCGAGAGGCTCAGGCGGCCGTCGAGGAAGTTCTTGCCGGCGGTGATGCGGGCGCGCCAGTCGTCATAGCCGCCGTCCGACCAGCCGTAGCGGCCGTCGACCTCGACGCCGTCGTAGTCCTGCTTGGTGATGATGTTGATGACGCCGGCGATGGCGTCCGAGCCGTAGACGGCCGAGCCGCCCGCCTGGACGGTCTCGATGCGGTCCACCAGGCCGGTGGGGATGACGTTCAGGTCGACCTGGCCGCCGGCGGCCGCGCCGGTGAAGATCGAGGCGGGGTTGCCGCCCACGAAGCGCCGGCCGTTCACCAGGGTGAGGGTCCGGTTGGTGCCCAGGTTGAAGATGTTGATGAAGTTGCGGCCGACGCCGAACGAGCCCTGATCGCCCACCGGGCTGATCGGCACGCCCACCGACGGGATGTCGTTCAGGGCGTCGGCGACGTTCGTGAAGCCGCGCTCTTCCATGCGCTCGGTGGTGATCACCTGCAGCGGCTGGACGGAGGTGAGCTCCGGACGACGGATACGCGAACCCGTCACCACGACCTCGTCGACGCCGACCTCGGAGGTCTGGGCGGCGGCGAAGGTGGGCATCGACAGCGCGGCGGCCGCAGCGGCCGAGCTCAGGAGCGCCGTTCGAAGCAAGTTACGTGAAAAATTCATTCTGCGGCCCCGCAAGATGATTGGTCTGTTGGAGCGTCTCTGGGACGCTCAGGCGCCCGACGGGCCCTTCACGCGCGCGATGTCACACGCTGGAAGCACCCCCCAGGCAGCGGTGGCGAAAGCTGTCACGCTCCCGTCACAGCAGCAACCAGAACTCGCCATAAAGTGGCGTTCGATGGGGCGTCTGGTTCCAGTTTGGGCGGCGAGTGCGCCATACATGTCACACCTGCCGGTAACCCGCGGCAAAAGTGACCCCTTTTCAAGACCTTCAGGCCAGGTCGCGGAGTGTAACCGCCAGTTGTTCCACCGACTCACCGGTGGTCGCCCACGAGCACATGAACCGCACCGAGCCGTCCAGGAAGCGGTAGGCGAACCAGCCGGCCGCGTGCAGCCGCGACAGCGCCGCATCGTCCATCTCCACGAACACCGCGTTGGCCTCCACCGGATGGACGACGGGGAAGGGCATGAGCTCGGCCAGCCTGCGCGCCATGGCGTTGGCGTGGGCCGCATGGCGCAGGAACGCGCCCGAGCCCAGCATGCCGATGAACGGCGCGGCGTAGAACCGGCCCTTGGACGGCAGCTGCCCCGCCTGCTTCAGCCGCGCGTCGAAGCGGCGGGCGAGGGCGCGGTCGAAGATCACGATCGCCTCGGTAGGCGGCATCCCCGCCTTGGTCCCGCCGACCACCAGGATGTCGACGCCCAGCTCCTTGATGGCTTTGAGGTCGAAGCCGGCGGCGGCGGCGTTGGCCAGCCGCGCGCCGTCGAGGTGCACGCCGTAGCCCTTGGCCTTCACGGGCGCGATCAGAGCGCGGAGCTCGTGCGCCGAATAGACCGTCCCGTACTCGGTGGCGTTGGTCAGCGAGAGCGCCGCCGCCGGCTGGCGGTAGGAGACGTCGGGCGCCGACAGGGGCTGCTCCAGGGCGGCCGGGTCGATCCTGCCGGAGGCGCCGGGCAGGCGGATCAGGCCCAGTCCCTGGCCGAAGAAGCCCGGCGCGCCGGTTTCGTCGGTGCAGACGTGGGCGTGCTCGTGGGCCAGCACCGCCTCGAAGGGCCGGCACAGGGCCGCCAGGGCGACGGCGTTGGCGGCGGTGCCCGAGGCGACGAACCGCACCTCGGCGTCGGCGTCCAGCATCTCGCGCACCAGGTCGGCGGCCTTGGCGCTGACGGGATCGGTCCCGTAGCCCGAGGTGAAGCCGGTGTTGGCGGCGGCGAGCGCCTCCAGCGCCTCGGGCGCGGCGGGCGCGGTGTTGTCCGAGGCGAAGTCGTAGCGGGCGTGGCTCATGCCCGCCCTTTAGCCGCTCAGAGCGCCCGCGCCCAAGCCCTGACCTCGTCCACGAACAGGTCCGGCTCCTCCATCGCCGCGAAGTGGCCGCCGCGCGGCATCTCAGTCCAGCGGACGATGTTGTAGGCCCGCTCGGCCCAGCTCCGCGGCGGGGCGGTGTAGAGCGGCTCGCCGGGGAAGTTGGCGAAGGCGGTCGGCGTCTCGCAGCGCTCGCCCGCCGGAAGGGACACGCCGCCTTCCTCGATCAGGCCCCGGTAGTACCAGGCGCCCGTCGTGAAGCTGCCGGTCATCACGTAGAGCATGATGTTGGTCAGCAGCCGGTCCTTGGGAAAGGCCTCGTCGAGGGATTTCTCCCGCAGGTCGGCCCAGTCGTGGAAGCGTTCGGCGATCCAGGCGGCCTGGCCCACCGGGTTGCCCGCCGCCATCCAGGCGATCGACTGGGGCTTGGAGGCCTGCAGGCGGAAGTAGGCGCCCATCACGTCCATCATCGCCTGCTGGCGCTGGATCCAGGCGACCTCGGCGTCCGACTGCGGCGGCCCGTCCGGGCGGAAGCCGATCATGTTCAGGTGGATGGCCGACACGTGCGCGGCGTGGTCGCGGCCCAGCCACGAGGTGACGAGGCCGCCCCAGTCGCCGCCCTGGGCGAGATAGCGGTCGTAGCCCAGCACCTGGGTCATCAGCCCGTTGAACAGCCGGGCTGTGGCGCGCTGGCCGATGGGGCGCTCGGGCTTCGACGAGAATCCGAAGCCGGGCAGGGACGGGATCACCAGGTCGAAGGCGTCGGCCGGATCGCCGCCGAACCGGCTCGGGAACGCCAGCTTCTCGATGCTCTCCCAGAACTCGTAGTGCGATCCGGGCCACCCGTGGGTCAGGATCAGCGGCCGCTTGCCGCCCGCTTCGCCGACCACGTGCACGAAGTGCAGGTCGAAGTCCTCCACCCTGGCGGTGAACTGCGGGAACCGGTTCAGCTCGGCGACGGCCGCGCGCCAGTCCCAGGCGCCGGTCCAGTGCTCGCACAGGCTCCGCAGGTAGCCGCCGTCGCAGCCGTAGGCCCAGCCGTCGGGGACCGCCGGCGCCGGCGGCCAGGGGTAGGCCCGCACCTGGTCCAGCACCGCGGCCACGTCCGCGGCGCTCCATGACACTTCGAACGGCTGCGGCATGGGGCTTCCTTCCTAAGCTGTGCGGCGAGGCTCGACGGATGACGCGACGGCGGTCAAGCTCCGCGCCGGAAGCTGGGGGGCGGCCATGACAGGTATTGCCATCGCGGGCGCGGAGGGGGCGGCGGTCTGGCGCCGGCTGGCGGCGGCGGCGATCGACGGGGTGTTCTTCGTCCTCGTGGCCAGCCTCGTCTCGGTCGCGCTGTACACCGCTTCGGGCGGCAAGCTGCGGGCCTACGTCTTCCAGCCGGTGGACCGGTGCGAGCCCGCCCGCGAAATCTCGCCCGCCGTGGAGCGGGCGGCGCTCTCGGCCGTCCCGGCGCAGACGTCGCGGGTGGCCTCGGCCACCGCCTGCCGACGGCTGTTCCTGGGCCTGGAGAGCGGCCGCTTCGTCTCGGTGAACGTCGAGGCCCAGCAGGGGGAGACGCTCGTGGGCGCGGCGGTCCTGCAGCCGGTGGACCGCGCCGGCGAGCCGGTGGCGCCGATCTCGCTGGGTTGGGCCTATCCGCTGGCGTTCGTGCTGTGCATGGCGCTGGGCGAGGGCCTGATGCGCGGAACGCCCGGCAAGGCGGGCCTGGGCCTGCGGGTCGCGGCCGTGGGCGGCGGGCGGCTGGGCCTGGCGCGCGCCCTGGGACGCAACCTGATCGTCTACGGCTGGCTGCTGGCGGGGGCGGCGCTCCTGGCGGTCTCGCACCAGGCGACCCGCGCCGCGCCGTGGCTGGTCCAGTACGCCCGCCCGCTCTGGATCGCCGAACTGGCGGTGGTCGGGCTGCTGGCCGCCTGGGCGCTCGGGATGCTCCTTACCGGGCGGCCCGATCCCGCCTACGACCGCTGGATGGGCGCGCGCGTGGTGCGGACCTAGCTCGCTCCCGGCCGCAGGCCGCGGCTCATGGCCTGGCCCATGG
The Phenylobacterium zucineum HLK1 genome window above contains:
- a CDS encoding beta-eliminating lyase-related protein, giving the protein MSHARYDFASDNTAPAAPEALEALAAANTGFTSGYGTDPVSAKAADLVREMLDADAEVRFVASGTAANAVALAALCRPFEAVLAHEHAHVCTDETGAPGFFGQGLGLIRLPGASGRIDPAALEQPLSAPDVSYRQPAAALSLTNATEYGTVYSAHELRALIAPVKAKGYGVHLDGARLANAAAAGFDLKAIKELGVDILVVGGTKAGMPPTEAIVIFDRALARRFDARLKQAGQLPSKGRFYAAPFIGMLGSGAFLRHAAHANAMARRLAELMPFPVVHPVEANAVFVEMDDAALSRLHAAGWFAYRFLDGSVRFMCSWATTGESVEQLAVTLRDLA
- a CDS encoding epoxide hydrolase family protein, which codes for MPQPFEVSWSAADVAAVLDQVRAYPWPPAPAVPDGWAYGCDGGYLRSLCEHWTGAWDWRAAVAELNRFPQFTARVEDFDLHFVHVVGEAGGKRPLILTHGWPGSHYEFWESIEKLAFPSRFGGDPADAFDLVIPSLPGFGFSSKPERPIGQRATARLFNGLMTQVLGYDRYLAQGGDWGGLVTSWLGRDHAAHVSAIHLNMIGFRPDGPPQSDAEVAWIQRQQAMMDVMGAYFRLQASKPQSIAWMAAGNPVGQAAWIAERFHDWADLREKSLDEAFPKDRLLTNIMLYVMTGSFTTGAWYYRGLIEEGGVSLPAGERCETPTAFANFPGEPLYTAPPRSWAERAYNIVRWTEMPRGGHFAAMEEPDLFVDEVRAWARAL
- a CDS encoding RDD family protein, with translation MTGIAIAGAEGAAVWRRLAAAAIDGVFFVLVASLVSVALYTASGGKLRAYVFQPVDRCEPAREISPAVERAALSAVPAQTSRVASATACRRLFLGLESGRFVSVNVEAQQGETLVGAAVLQPVDRAGEPVAPISLGWAYPLAFVLCMALGEGLMRGTPGKAGLGLRVAAVGGGRLGLARALGRNLIVYGWLLAGAALLAVSHQATRAAPWLVQYARPLWIAELAVVGLLAAWALGMLLTGRPDPAYDRWMGARVVRT